The nucleotide sequence GTAAGAGTCGTTGATCCAGGCACCCTTGGCCCCGGCCAAGGTCTTCGTGAGTTCGGCGGGGTCCGTGATGGGTTGGCCGGCGCGCCACGCCTGACCCTGCTCGGTGTCGAGATTCATGAGCACCACGAGGTCCTTGTCTTCGTAGCGCAGTTTACCCGTGAACTTGTCCCAGACGTGCAGCCGTCCGCCGAAGAAACGCCACGTGATGAAGCGCGTATTGTCCCACGCCTGGCGGCCACCCATGGCGATCATCGTTTCATCGGCCACCGCCATCGCGGCGGCGTCCGAGCCCGCCGCATTGAAACCCTCGGCCGGAGGATTGGCGTCTTCGGGGGCCGCGCATCCGGACCCGATAATCAAACCGACCAAACCAGCCAAGCCTGCCCCCACCGCGAGAAGTCGACGATTTAACATGAGTCGAGGTTACGAACCGCCGGAGGGAGATGTCGATCCATGGGCGCGTAACTTTCGGCAGACGTAAACCACCCGCGCGCAGGGCTGCTGCGACGGGGGTTTACTGGGACTGGGCTTGGAGCGCTTGCGCGAGTTGCCGAATTTCGCCGGTGAGAATCATCATGGCCTCGCCTTCAAAGTCGCGGGTGGAAACGACCGCGAGCTTCTCGATCTCGACGCCGCGCATGTTGAGATGCATGCGCGTGACCACGTGGTCGATATCGCCTTCCTTTACGTGTCCGATGATGTCCCAGCTGGCGTTGTTCAGAGCCTCGGCTGCCCCGGGTTGCATGGACTGCACCCAAGCGAGAAACAGCTGCATGAATTCCACCGGGGAGAGCTCGCGCGGTTGCGTGGAATCCTCCGGTTCGGCGAATTCGGCGAAGAGACCCTCCATTTCCGGGTCTTGCAGGGACAGGTCGATCACGGGCTGCATCATGGTCTGAAATTTCCGGAGTTCATCCGGATGCATGAGACCGGCGATACTGCCCAAACCTTCGGTTTTCATCTTCTCCAAATAAACGCCGACGGTTTCCTCCGGCGTGCGGGCGTTGACGAGGGGCACGAGCAGGGCGAGGCCGAGAGCGAGGTGGGTAAGGAAGCGCATGGTCGCCATTCAGACGACGGATGCCTCCGAGGGCAATCGGCGTTGCGCCCCGCGGGTTCAGAGTGTTTTGAAGTCGCCGAGAGTGAGCGGGAAAATCGGTCGGCCCAGGCGCTGCGAGCTGACGCGCTCCAACTCCAGGGCCACCGTATGGTTGTGGGCCACAAAACGCAGAAACTCCCGGCGGCCAATGCGGAGGCACCGGGTGGGCTCGCTGGCGGTGACCTGGGCGGTCGTATCGCTGTTTTGCAGCAGTCCGATCTCTCCCAGAAAATCGCGACCGCGCACGGTGCCCACTTGCATGCCACGCTTCGAGATGCGGGCCGATCCTTCCAGCACGATGAAGAAGAACTCACTGAAAAACTCGTCCCGCAGGATGATTTCACCGGGGTCATAGTCGACGATCTCCGCGTAGTCGGCGAAGCGCCGGATCGCTTGAAAATGCCAATGGCGACAGAGCTCCATGCGCGCGAGAAACGGGGTCTTGATCACGAGGCTCACCAACGATTTCGGCGGCAGGTGAGGTAGGAGCAGTTCCCGGGCGTCAGCCCACTCCAATTGCAGCAGGGTGAGCGGCGTCAGTGCTCGGTAGGAGAATTGTGGATACTTCGGATCCGCCGCCGCGTGCAGGCCGGCCAGCTCCTCCTCACTCAACTCCTGCATCAACCGGGGCTTGCCGTTCGGTGCGCGCCGATAGACGCCGATCTTGCCCGCCTGAATGAGGGAAACATGGCCGGGGTCCTCGTCGAAGTCGGTCAGGGTTTCACCGGGGCGAATCCGCACCGTCCGCAGACGTTTGGCGATGGTCTGCTGCACCGCCACCGGCAGTTGCCGGAGCAGGGGCGACCGTCGCACGGCTTGCAGGCATTCGCGTCGACTGAAGGTTTCCGGCGTCGCGGCCAGCCAACGACGATACCACAATTCAAAGGCGACGGCGGCGTTCGACGCTCGTTCCAGCGTGAATACGTAGGACTCCACGAAGGCGTAGATCAGGATCACCGCTGCGACGATGCTGACGAAACCCAGTCCGACGCTCCAGCCGTGGGTCTCCCAGAATCCGAGCGTGCGCAGGGGCATATCGCTGAGCATTCCCAAGGTGTAGCCCGTCAGCGCGATCCAGCAGACGCCGTAGAGAATTTCCCACCAAGTGGTCCGGCGACGAAAGCGGGCCTGCAGTGATTGCTCGCGTGCGGACGGACTGCGGTTGGGTTGAAATGTGAAGTGGTGTTCGGCGTCGCTGAGCCGGTTGCGCGCTCCGATGCGGAGGATGCGATTCACCGGTCCCCCGCCAACGGGCCGCAGTTGCACCAGCAAGCCGACCACGGGAAACAGGGCCCACGCGGGATGCAGCCAACTCACCAGTCCGGCCGTGGCCGCCGCCACGGCAATCGGCGCTCCGGCCACGCTGCGCTGCACGCCGGCCGCGTGCATGACGACGTCGCTGCGGCGGACGAAGAATTTGCGATCCAGATAGAGGGTTCCGCCCGCGCCTCGCAGCAGGGCGTTGGCCACAACTTCTCCGAGCCCGGCGGCCAGGCCCGCGATGGCCAGGCTGAGGCCCGCGTCGAGCCACGTGTCCGGCAGCGCCGGACGCAGCGCCACGGTGGCGCCCCAGCCCAATACCCCCATCAAGATGATGAGCACGCGCCAGGTGTGCGCTTTCAGCGCGATCGGCCAGTTCAGGGTCGGTCGGGAGATTGGCTCGTAGTCTTCCGCGACGAGGATGCGTTCCCGCACCGCTTTGATGATCAGTTCATAAAATTCGCCGAGCGCGGGGCAGACCCGTTCCTGGATGATGGCTCCGAGCACCGGCGGCACCATTCGCGGTTCGGTGAATCGATTGAGCAGCGACCATTGGTGCGGCGTGATCGCGAGATGCGTGCCTTCGACGGTGTTCTTCACCACCATCACGCCGCCGATGATCCCGGAGCATTTCAGGGTCGGGGCGAGTTGCCACCGCTGCGCGGTCAGGGCGAGGTTGTCATCCATCGCGGGAAGCTTCCGGAAGTTACTCTTCGAGCAGATCAGCGCGGGCTTCGTCCACCAAAGTGCGCAGCGCCTGCAGGGGAAAAGGCTTGGTCAGGAAGGCGACGTCCCGCAGGTCGTCGGGCCACCAGGAGTCTTCGGTCAAGTGGCCACTCATCACCGCGATTTTGGTGCGGGGGAGTTGCGCACTGAACCGGCGGGCCAACGTGAGCCCGTCGGTGCCTGGCATCATCACGTCCAGCAATACCAGTAGCGGCGCGTGGGCGCGGTGCGCGATCTGGTCCATGGCGAGCTGGGCGCTTTGCGCGGTCGCCACTTCCATTCCCATGCCTTCCAAACCAATTTCCAGCATGCGGAGCATCGAGGCTTCGTCGTCGACCAGTAACACCCATTCCTGAGGTGAATCAGCATCATCATTTAGGGATATGTGCCTAGTCATATGTCGGACACGAAAAGGGATGACCACCGGCCGTCTTTCAACGCTGGAAACTACGAATTAGCCCTAAGCGAATTTCGTTAACCGTGCCGTCGCGCTTCGTTTGGCGTGCGCCGTCGAAGCGGCATCCAGAAGACGTGCGCGCAGGGAATATGGCCCGGCGTGACCCCTTTGTGACGTCATTTTCGCTTGCTTGATCAGGAGCTGAAACGAATCGGCCCCGCACCCAAATCAAAACCTCCGATCATGTTCACATCGCAAACTCTCTTCGAATTCGCCGTCATCGCCGGGACCATTTTTGGCGCCATGACCCTGGTGGCGTGGAGCATTCACCGGAAACAATGTCCACCCGAACTACGTTGGCCCAAACCGCGCCGACAGTGGCTTCAGCGCACGACGGGTCGGCGTTGAGTCCTTCGTATCCGGGGACACCCGGAGCCCTCCGGGCATGGGCGTGCGGTAACGCCTTGCGTGGGACCACTGTCAACCGGCTGCGCCGGAGACCCGGCGGGGGTCGGATACCCTCAAAAACCCCGCTGGCCACGAGATGGCCGAAGCGGGGCGAGAGGGCCGCTGGTGCAACAATCAGTTTTCGTTGGGATTGTTAATGATGCCGGGATCAATCTCGCCGATCGCCCCGTCGCTCACGCGCTGGACCAGGATGCGCAGCGGGAAGGTTTTGGATTTCGGCCCGTTCTTGGCGTAGTCGTTGGTCACGACCAGCGTGCTCGACTCATCCGTGCGGGTGACGGCGATTTTCGGGAAAATGGTTCGGCCGGCTTTGACCACGCCTCGCTTGGGCGTGAACGCGAGGCCGGCCAGAATGTATTTCGAGTCCTCCAGGAAAAATGTGATTTTCACCCGGGGGGTTTGCTCCGCGGCGCTGATCGTCAGCACGCCCGTGGTGCAGTCGAAACTGAAATCGCGAGGTGGCCTGGCTTTGGCCAGTCCGAGGCTGGCCGTCGAAAGATGGGGTAGCTTTTTGAAAACCACCTTGGACAAGATGAGGGTGGCGTGGGGGATGCGCATGATGGGCGGGGGACGATGGTTTGCGGGCGGGGAAGGTTGCGGGTGCGGATTCGGAGGGGGGGCGGTGACCAGTCGGGGCAGCGAGCGCCGACGCGTTCGCGGGCATGGTCAACCTGCCAGAAACGGGGCGGAGCCCGCCGGGGGCTCCGCCGGGCCTCGTGGCCTCAGTTTTCGTTGGGATTGTTGATGATGCCAGGATCGATGCCGCCGACGTGACCATCGGACACGCGCTGGATCAGGAGCACGAAGGGGAACGTCTGCGCCACGGTTCCGTTCAGGGAGTAGTCATCGGTGACGACCAAGGTGCTGCAGGTGGTGGAGCGGCTGACTGCAATGTCGGGAAACGCTCTGCGGCCCACCTCGGCTGATCCATCGGGCATGAAGGCCAGTCCGGTCAGGATGTGGTTGGCATCATCCAGCACGAACGTGATCTCAACCTGGGCGGTGGTGGATGCGGCCTGGATGGTCAGGGTGTTGCCGACGTTATCGAACGAAAAATCGGCGGTCGGGTCGGAGCTGGTAAGGCTGAAGGTGGCGGTCGAAAAGGTCGGGAGGGTGTGGAACACGACGTTCGACAGGGTAAGCGTGGCGGTGGGAGTGGACATGTGGAATAATGTAGTTATTAATTAAATACGACAGGAAGTCGAGTAGGGCGATCCGCCGGGCGGGCTAGTTTTCGTTGGGGTTGTTAATGATGCCGGGATCGATGTATCCGATCGCCTGCGACGCCACATCCTGCACGATGATGAGGTATTGGTAGGCCACGACATCGTCCCCGGTTTCGGAACCGATATCGGTCACCTTCAGTGTTTCCGTGGTATGGTCCACCGTGCTGGTGTAGAACGCATTGTTCCCGGCGGTGCCCTTGTTTGATTTGAGGGCGATCCCGATGAAAATAATGCCCTCCGAGAGCATTTTGAAAATGATGTCGCCCCCGGCGGTTCCCGTATTTGGAACGGTCAACCATTCACCGTTCATGGTCGCGTTCAGCGTGTTGGGTTCCGCGGTGTCGATCGCGATGGTGGCCGGCATGCAGTTTGATTCGGTGGTCGATTGGAAGCTGGGGATGGTTACCGAGAGCGTAACGGAAGGGAGTTGAGTCGAGTTCATACTGATTAACTAACGAGGGTTTGGGTTGGTGCCTTGCGGCGGGGAGACGATGTCCAAAGTGGACGCCGCCAAGGGATCGGTGGCATGGTAGCCGAAGCGGGCCAGACGTTCGAGAAGGGGGCGGGCGCGAGCGGTTTCGCCGGTGAGGACCAGCGCCTGGGCGGCGGGATCGAGAAACCGCCAGTCGTGCGAGTTTTCCCAACGCGAACCGAGAATCCCGATCGCCTCCTGCCAGTGCTGACGCGCCTTGGCGTCGTCGCCGCTCGCGTGGGCGATGCGCCCGGCGAGCAGTTGAGCTTGGGCGAACTCTCCGACCGCCCAGCTGTTGGCTCGGTCCTGTTGGATGAGACCGTTGCCCAGGGCGATGGCGCGATCGATGGCGGCCCGGGCGTCCGGCGGCTGCGTTGCCATTTGCAGGCGGGCTTCCAAGCGCCACGCGGTGGCCAGGCGACGGGTAAATTCGTGTGAGCCCGGTTCGGCCGCGACGAGGGCTTCGAGCTGTTCGCGCACCGGCGGGAGCAGCTCATGCGCGGTGTCCGTCTCGCCGGCGGCCAGCAGGAGCGTGATGCGCTGCAGCTGCAGGTTGAGCGAAACGACGAGCCACCGTTGGTTGTGGGGATCCCGGGCGACGAGCGCGTCGAGGAGTTGCATCGCACGATCATACGACGCCATGGCGCGATCGGGTTGCGCGGTCATGGCCTGAAGGTTGCCGGTGAATGTGACGCTGGCGGCGAGGCGTTCCTGCCACAGCACGACATCGGGTTCGCGGGCCATGAGTGTTTCGATACCGGACGACATTTCGGTGTAGCGCTCGACGGCTTCCAGATAGGCGCCGTCGCGTTCGGCCACACTGCCGAGCCAGGATGCGATGTCGGTCATGCGCGTCTGCAGTTCCAGATCCCCCGGGTTGGCGGCGAGCAGTTCGGCGATGGCGTGTCGTTCGCTCAGGAACCCGGCCCGGGCGGCCTTCAGGTCCCCGGCCTCGAAGTCGAGCACCGCGAGATTGTGGTATCCGTAAGTCAGTTCGTTTTGCGACCGCAGCGTCTTGCCTTCGATCTCGTTCAGCGCGATTGCCGAATCGCGGTAACGCATGAGCCATTCCCGTTCCTCGGCGAATTCACCCCGACGGCGGGCGACGAAGCCGATCCAGAACTCGGCCTGGGCCCGCTCGAAAAGCATGTCGGCATTACTGGGATGTCGTTCGCACAGGGCGGCGGCGCGATCGTAGGCGGTGGTAAAGGCGGCGGCCGCTTCGGGATAGCGGGCTTGGTCGATGCGCGTCTCGCCGATCTGGGTGAGCGCTTTGGATTGGCGCACCAGCGCGGTGTCGGTGAGGTCGCGGGCGTTGAGTCCGGCAAAGTAGTCCATGGCCTTCTCGCCGACGGCATCGAGCAGGTTGAGGCGGCCGATCTTTTGGAGCTCGGTGCGAAAGTCCCCGAGCATGAAGGTGAGCAGATCCTCCGCTTGTTCCTGGCGGCGTTGGGCATCGGCGCGGGCGAGGGCTTCGGCGCGTCCGGCCGCGGTGGCCGCGTCGCGTTCGGCGGTGGCGGTTTGTTCGGCGGCGGTGGCGCGCACGGCTTGGCGCACACTCACGATCGTGCCGCCGACGAGCGTGGCGGTGATGGCGGCGACGCTGAGGCAGGCGAGCTGGTTGCGCGCGACAAATTTTTGGATGCGATAGGCGGTGCTTTGCGGGCGCGCTTCCACCGGTTCGTGACGCAGGTGACGGCGCACGTCGTCGGCGAGTTCCTGCGCGGTCCCGTAGCGTCGGGTCCGGGGCTTTTCGAGGCAGCGCATGACGATGGCGTCGAGATCGCCGCGGAGTGCGTTGCGCAAGTGCGGGGGGGGGACGCGACGGGTTTGCGCGATCGCTTTACACGCGTCTGCGGACAGGGCGGCGATCCGGGCGGAAGGCCGCGGCGGATCGACTTCGCGGATGACGCGTCGCACTTCGTCGATGCCGCCGCGCACGAGCTCCTGCGGATCAAAGGGCGGTTGCCCGGTCAACATTTCGTAGAGCAGCACGCCGAGTGAATAGACGTCGCTGCGGGTATCGATGTCGAAGTCGCGCAGCTCCGCCTGTTCCGGGCTCATGTAAGCGGGGGTGCCCATGAACTGGCCCACGCCGGTGAGCAGCGTTTCCTCGGTGAGGCGACCTTGCGTGGCCTTGGCGATGCCGAAGTCGATGACCTTGGGCGTGGGCACGCCGTCGGAGCGTGCTACGAGGATGTTGGAGGGTTTTACGTCGCGGTGAATGATGCCCTTTTGGTGGGCGTGTTGGATGGCGAGACACACGCGGGCGAACAATTCCAGCCGTTCGTGCAGCGACAGGTTGTGCTCGTCGCAAAACTCGGTGATGCGCACGCCGTCGACGTATTCCATCACAAAGAACGGGCGCCCCGCCTCGGTGGTGCCGGCGTCGAACACCCGGGCGATATCGGGATGGTCCATCATGGCCAACGCCTGCCGCTCGGCAGTGAAGCGGGCGATGACGGCGTTGGTGTCCATGCCGAGTTTGATGACCTTGAGCGCGACATGCCGGCGCACGGGTTCCTTTTGCTCGGCGAGGTAGACCACGCCGCAGCCCCCGTCACCGATGCGGCGCTGCAGCGCGTAACGGCCGATGACGTCGCCGATTTTCTCTTCGGGCGGCAACAGCGGGCGTTCGATCGGAGAGTCTTCGAGAAAACTGTCCGCCGCTTCATAACCGGCGATCAGTGCCTCGACTCGGGCGCGAAGGGCGTCGTCGTTGCCACAGGTCTCGAGCAAAAATGCTTCCCGGGCGTGAGTCGGCATGTCGAGCGCCGCAGAGAAAATTTGCTCGTCGCGATTCATCCTATGCCCGGTCGGTCGAGGGGGGGTGAAGGGGGGGCGAGGGGGGAGCGGGGGCGCGTGCGACCGTCGCGGTCTCGTGCTCCGGTCGCCGACTCGCGGGGTTCATCGTGTGGCGGCGCGTTCGTGCCTTGCGGAGGTGCCATGGGCGACGGGTTCGGGTGGGGAGGACGGGACCGAACGGGTGGGCCGCGAGGGGAGAGAACCCACGTTCAGCGGTGATCCGTCCGCGGTGAACTGGAGCAGGTCGAGTGGTCGCACCGAAGGCATGGCGAAGCGGGGGCAGCACACATTTTCAGAGCGAAGTTTCGCGAATCTTGGGGCCATGCAATCGCGGGATTTTCCGAAAAAAGGAGGGGATGAAGTAGGGCGGCTCAGACTTTGTCCGCCGCGCGCAGGCGCTGCACCTCATTGAACAACCACGCCCGGGCATACGCCCAGTCACGCTTGGCCGTGCGGTGGGAAATTTCCAAAACCTCGGCCGCCTCTTCCAAGGTCAGCCCGGCGAAGTATTTCTGCTTCACCAACTCGGCCTTGCGGGCGTCGTGCTCCGCGAGGGCGTCGAGGGCGTCGTTGAGGAGCAGTAACTCATCGTTGGTGTCGATGTTGTCGGGGAGGTCAAAGCCGGTGGAATCGGCGCTGATTTTTTCGACCCCGCCACCGTGGCGTTGGGCGCGCTTGCGGCGGGCGTTGTCGATCAGGATGCGGCGCATGCTCTCTGCGGCCGCGCCAAAGAAGTGCGCGCGATTGCCCCACACCGGTTGTTGATCGCCGCCAAGTCGCAGCCATGCCTCGTGCACGAGTGCGGTGGGCTGCAACGTCTGGCCCCCCGACTCGCGGGCCATCTTGGCCGCCGCGAGACGTCGCAGTTCCTCGTAAACGAGGGGAAGGAGCTGAGCGTGGGCTTCGGGGTCGCCCTGCTCAATCCGCCGCAGAATGAGGGTCATGTCGCCATCGGTCACCGCTGCCAAACGTGGTGGTCTCGCGGAGTGACTGAAAGCGGAATCTCGCTGAAATCGAAGGAGTTTGCGCCCCGATTAGTATGTTTGGGGGATGTTTCTGGGGGGTTTTGCCAACGGCTGGCGTTATCTCGCAAAAAATTGGCGATCCGTGACCCTTCTGCGCGGCGGAAATCGCTCGTTGAGTTGTCGGGTCTCGTGCCCGGCCTGCTGCCCTTATGATCACCATGCCAACTCCCGTGCCTACGATCACTTTCGAGCTGACGCTCGAAAAAACGCTTACCGACAAGTGCTGTCCGTCCGCCGTGAAAAACGCGGTGTGTCAGTTCCGCCACGAGTTTGACCACGTGCACAAAGCCGGCCGGGTCGTGCTTGAGCGTTTCAACGGCATGCCCACGGAAATCCTGCTCAATCCCCTCGGACCGACCATGGCTCACGCCTTCATGTCCGATGGCAGCCCCACGAGTTTCGAGATCAATGACGAGGAGGTCATCGTGGATCTGCTGGTGGTCAATCTGGACATGTCCGGCGCCCATGCCGCGGCCATCATGTTTGGGCTCGATGGAGCCTGCGTCGAAGCCACCACCAACTTCATTGGGAGCCAGATTGATCTCGTGGCGCGCACCGCCCCGAACGTAAGAGTCCGGGCGGGAAGGTATTAAAAAGTGACCGGCGCGGGCCGGAGCCTCGCGGCAAGTCCGCGTCGCCCGCGGTCACCTCGGGACGCGCTGCCACAGCGGCCTGCGGCCACCGCGACCGCCTTGGTATCGTGGTCGACATCCGGGCCCACCGAGCGTTGGGTCCATGGCATGTGTTTGTCCTGGAGTTTGGTTGTTTCGCGACCACCCGCCATCCATGCGGATAGGCGCTCTGCATGGAGCGTCACCCGCGATTTCCTGGGGCGGGCACCCGTCTTGTTCCGCGACTCTTCGTCGCACCCATAGTGCCTAGGATTAAAATGTCACTGCGCTACGAAATCCCGGAAAATGATGCGGACGAAACCCGCCGAAAAAACACGGATCAAGCGGCGGAATGGAAGGCTTTAGCGAAGGAAGTCACCGATTCCGATCCTGGCTTCAAGCGATGGAAGATCCGGCTCTGGACGATTACTTGGGTATGCGCGGCGCTGGCTTTTGCGGGTATGGCATACTTTGCATACACTGCCTACAATCCCGGCCTCACTCGGGCGGGCGGACGACACGTCAATCCGTATTCGGCTCCGTTCATAGTAGCTGGCATGGTTTTAGCCGCCGGACAGTATGTTTACGCCAAACGAATTAAGAGTATCGGATTGGAAGTCTGGTCGAAAAAACGTGATGAAGAATTCAGAACCCAGAAGTCCTAACAGTTTGCCGGAGAGGAGGACCGCAAGTGGTCCTGTCTCATTTTAAGTGATAGGCAAAGTAAGATGAAGCGTATCCCTGCCGTCCTTGGTCTCGTTGGCGTCTGTGTCGCTTTTTTCGCCCCCGCTTGCGGTCGCACGATTGGCGGACTAACCAGGCCAGTTGAGACCAATCCGGCCGCTCCGCGGCCGCGGGCTCCGTCTCTGATCTCAAACGTTTGACGGAAATGGCGATGAATCGGAATGCATTGATGGCGGGGATTGCAGTCATTTTTCTTACCGCGTGCATGCGAAATGATCACGAGTTTCGAGGTAGTTATGTCTGTGCCGAGGGTTACATCCTGAAGTCGTCCGAAAGATGGACGTTTACCCCGTTGAAATCGAACATCGAAACCGTCACCGCAGACAGCCGGCCAGAGCGCGCCGCGCCGTGACTCGTCGGCATCACTTGATGCGGTCGACCGCAATAGCATGACAGACGAAGACGCCCCGATTCAAATCGTCGCCCACGATGCGCAGTGGGTTCGGCTTTTTCTTGAAGAGCGGGAAGCCCTCCGCCGCGTGCTTAGCCCCTGGCTCAAGGGGCCCATCGAGCACATCGGTAGCACCTCCGTTCCGGGTCTGGCGGCGAAGCCCATAATCGATATTATGGCAGCGATTGGGTCGCTCGAGGAATCAAAGGGATCGATCCCGGCGGTGCGAAGTTTGGATTATCTTCATGCACCTTATCGTGCGGAGGTGATGCACTGGTTTTGTAAGCCGCATCCCTCGGATCGGACACATCATTTGCACCTCGTGCCTTACGGGAGTCCGTTGTGGGCCGCTCAAATCACGTTCCGCGACCGCCTGCGTGAAGACCCCAATATCACGGCGGAATACTCAGCCCTTAAGCAGAACCTCGCCGCTTCCTTTCGGCATGACCGCGAGAGGTATACGGATGGTAAGAGCGAATTCATGGCTCGAGTTCTCGAATCACGGTGATCGGGCCTGAAAAAATGGACACGCGAAACTATTGGAAGGAGAAACCCATAGTGAAAAGAGACCGGCACCGCGCTGACCCACCTCGTAGGGGAAGGCAAACGTAGGGGAAATGAGCTCACTCGCGAAACCACCCGCAACCGACACCGGCTACCACAGGCACCTGTTCAAGATGCTGGTGCTTCTCGCCGTAATCTTTGCCGTAGTGTTCTGCCAGCCATACGTAGCGCTGGCCCTGCAAGAGGAAGAAGCGGTTACCAGAAGAGCCCTTGAGGAATCGTCCCTTCTTCAGGAAGACTTTGCGTGGATTCGAAGTATCGAGCCTCTCACCAACCAAGCGCGTAGGCGCTATGAAAGACGGCCGAAAATTGCCATGTGGAGGACTTCGGGAGATGACGGATATTTTACCTATGAAGTCCGAGGTCTTTCCGATCGATTTGGGCGAATGTCTTCTCGAAGAGAGAAGTATCGAGTTTATTACAACCACAACGGGATAGACGAAATTCAGATCTACTTGATTGAGCGAAACCCGGCCGAATACCGCCGATAAGACCCCATGTCATCGCGGGAGACAGCGATCACTCTTACCGCCTAAGCTTCATTGGTCGGTCGCGGTTCGTCTTCGC is from Synoicihabitans lomoniglobus and encodes:
- a CDS encoding GrpB family protein; protein product: MTDEDAPIQIVAHDAQWVRLFLEEREALRRVLSPWLKGPIEHIGSTSVPGLAAKPIIDIMAAIGSLEESKGSIPAVRSLDYLHAPYRAEVMHWFCKPHPSDRTHHLHLVPYGSPLWAAQITFRDRLREDPNITAEYSALKQNLAASFRHDRERYTDGKSEFMARVLESR
- a CDS encoding cyclic nucleotide-binding domain-containing protein, whose product is MDDNLALTAQRWQLAPTLKCSGIIGGVMVVKNTVEGTHLAITPHQWSLLNRFTEPRMVPPVLGAIIQERVCPALGEFYELIIKAVRERILVAEDYEPISRPTLNWPIALKAHTWRVLIILMGVLGWGATVALRPALPDTWLDAGLSLAIAGLAAGLGEVVANALLRGAGGTLYLDRKFFVRRSDVVMHAAGVQRSVAGAPIAVAAATAGLVSWLHPAWALFPVVGLLVQLRPVGGGPVNRILRIGARNRLSDAEHHFTFQPNRSPSAREQSLQARFRRRTTWWEILYGVCWIALTGYTLGMLSDMPLRTLGFWETHGWSVGLGFVSIVAAVILIYAFVESYVFTLERASNAAVAFELWYRRWLAATPETFSRRECLQAVRRSPLLRQLPVAVQQTIAKRLRTVRIRPGETLTDFDEDPGHVSLIQAGKIGVYRRAPNGKPRLMQELSEEELAGLHAAADPKYPQFSYRALTPLTLLQLEWADARELLLPHLPPKSLVSLVIKTPFLARMELCRHWHFQAIRRFADYAEIVDYDPGEIILRDEFFSEFFFIVLEGSARISKRGMQVGTVRGRDFLGEIGLLQNSDTTAQVTASEPTRCLRIGRREFLRFVAHNHTVALELERVSSQRLGRPIFPLTLGDFKTL
- a CDS encoding response regulator, whose product is MTRHISLNDDADSPQEWVLLVDDEASMLRMLEIGLEGMGMEVATAQSAQLAMDQIAHRAHAPLLVLLDVMMPGTDGLTLARRFSAQLPRTKIAVMSGHLTEDSWWPDDLRDVAFLTKPFPLQALRTLVDEARADLLEE
- a CDS encoding serine/threonine-protein kinase, with protein sequence MPTHAREAFLLETCGNDDALRARVEALIAGYEAADSFLEDSPIERPLLPPEEKIGDVIGRYALQRRIGDGGCGVVYLAEQKEPVRRHVALKVIKLGMDTNAVIARFTAERQALAMMDHPDIARVFDAGTTEAGRPFFVMEYVDGVRITEFCDEHNLSLHERLELFARVCLAIQHAHQKGIIHRDVKPSNILVARSDGVPTPKVIDFGIAKATQGRLTEETLLTGVGQFMGTPAYMSPEQAELRDFDIDTRSDVYSLGVLLYEMLTGQPPFDPQELVRGGIDEVRRVIREVDPPRPSARIAALSADACKAIAQTRRVPPPHLRNALRGDLDAIVMRCLEKPRTRRYGTAQELADDVRRHLRHEPVEARPQSTAYRIQKFVARNQLACLSVAAITATLVGGTIVSVRQAVRATAAEQTATAERDAATAAGRAEALARADAQRRQEQAEDLLTFMLGDFRTELQKIGRLNLLDAVGEKAMDYFAGLNARDLTDTALVRQSKALTQIGETRIDQARYPEAAAAFTTAYDRAAALCERHPSNADMLFERAQAEFWIGFVARRRGEFAEEREWLMRYRDSAIALNEIEGKTLRSQNELTYGYHNLAVLDFEAGDLKAARAGFLSERHAIAELLAANPGDLELQTRMTDIASWLGSVAERDGAYLEAVERYTEMSSGIETLMAREPDVVLWQERLAASVTFTGNLQAMTAQPDRAMASYDRAMQLLDALVARDPHNQRWLVVSLNLQLQRITLLLAAGETDTAHELLPPVREQLEALVAAEPGSHEFTRRLATAWRLEARLQMATQPPDARAAIDRAIALGNGLIQQDRANSWAVGEFAQAQLLAGRIAHASGDDAKARQHWQEAIGILGSRWENSHDWRFLDPAAQALVLTGETARARPLLERLARFGYHATDPLAASTLDIVSPPQGTNPNPR
- a CDS encoding ECF-type sigma factor, with amino-acid sequence MTLILRRIEQGDPEAHAQLLPLVYEELRRLAAAKMARESGGQTLQPTALVHEAWLRLGGDQQPVWGNRAHFFGAAAESMRRILIDNARRKRAQRHGGGVEKISADSTGFDLPDNIDTNDELLLLNDALDALAEHDARKAELVKQKYFAGLTLEEAAEVLEISHRTAKRDWAYARAWLFNEVQRLRAADKV